From the Pongo pygmaeus isolate AG05252 chromosome X, NHGRI_mPonPyg2-v2.0_pri, whole genome shotgun sequence genome, one window contains:
- the MAGEA11 gene encoding melanoma-associated antigen 11: METQFRRKGLGCSPANIKRKKKREDSGDLGLQVSTMFSEDDFQSTERAPYGPQIQWSQDRPRVRIFREQANQEDRSPRRTQRIPGGEQVLWGPITQIFPTVRPADLTRVIMPLEQRSQHCKPEEGLQAQKEDLGLVGAQALQAEEKEAAFFSSILNVGTLEELPAAESPSPPQNPQEEFSPTAMGAIFGSLYDEGSSSQEKEGPSTSPDLIDPESFSQDILHDKIIDLVHLLLRKYRVKGLITKAEMLGSVIKNYENYFPEIFREASACMQLLFGIDVKEVDPTSHSYVLVTSLNLSYDGIQCNEQNMPKSGLLIIVLGVIFMEGNCIREEVMWEVLSIMGVYAGREHFLFGEPKRLLTQDWVQEKYLVYRQVPGTDPACYEFLWGPRAHAETSKMKVLEYIANANGRDPTSYPSLYEDALREEGEGV; encoded by the exons GTGAGCACTATGTTCTCAGAAGACGACTTCCAGTCAACAGAAAGAGCCCCATATGGTCCACAAATACAGTGGTCCCAGGATCGGCCAAGAGTCCGG atttttagagAACAGGCCAACCAGGAGGACAGGAGTCCCAGGAGAACCCAGAGGATCCCTGGAGGAGAACAAGT gctGTGGGGCCCCATCACCCAGATATTTCCCACAGTTCGGCCTGCTGACCTAACCAGAGTCATCATGCCTCTTGAGCAAAGAAGCCAGCACTGCAAGCCTGAGGAAGGCCTTCAGGCCCAAAAAGAAGACCTGGGCTTGGTGGGTGCACAGGCTCTCCAAGCTGAGGAGAAGGAAGCTGCCTTCTTCTCCTCTATTCTGAATGTGGGCACTCTAGAGGAGTTGCCTGCTGCTGAGTCACCAAGTCCTCCCCAGAATCCTCAGGAAGAGTTCTCTCCCACTGCCATGGGCGCCATCTTTGGGAGCCTATATGATGAGGGCTCCAGCAGCCAAGAAAAGGAGGGGCCAAGTACCTCGCCTGACCTGATAGACCCTGAGTCCTTTTCCCAAGATATACTACATGACAAGATAATTGATTTGGTTCATTTATTGCTCCGCAAGTATCGAGTCAAGGGGCTGATCACAAAGGCAGAAATGTTGGGGAGTGTCATCAAAAATTATGAGAACTACTTTCCTGAGATATTTAGGGAAGCCTCTGCATGCATGCAACTGCTCTTTGGCATTGATGTGAAGGAAGTGGACCCCACTAGCCACTCCTATGTCCTTGTCACCTCCCTCAACCTCTCTTATGATGGCATACAGTGTAATGAGCAGAACATGCCCAAGTCTGGCCTCCTGATAATAGTCCTGGGTGTAATCTTCATGGAGGGGAACTGCATCCGTGAAGAGGTTATGTGGGAAGTCCTGAGCATTATGGGGGTGTATGCTGGAAGGGAGCACTTCCTCTTTGGGGAGCCCAAGAGGCTCCTCACCCAAGATTGGGTGCAGGAAAAGTACCTGGTGTACCGGCAGGTGCCCGGCACTGATCCTGCATGCTATGAGTTCCTGTGGGGTCCAAGGGCCCACGCTGAGACCAGCAAGATGAAAGTTCTTGAGTACATAGCCAATGCCAATGGGAGGGATCCCACTTCTTACCCATCCCTGTATGAAGATGCtttgagagaggagggagagggagtctGA